CATCATCCTTCCTTCTTTAATAATTCAATTACGTAGCTGATTTCGTCTGCCAGCGCGCTCGGGCTGCCCATATAACCATTGGAAGCCCAGCGGATCTGGCCTTTACCATCAATAATGATCTTGGCGGGAATGCCGGAGAACTTAAGCGTCTTGGCGTATTTGCTGTACGTATCGTCCAGGCGGCCGTTGGTATTTTTACCGTCGTACAGAACGTTTAGGTTGTAATTATTTTCCTTCAGGAACGCCTTGATCTGTTCTTTATAGTCAGGCTTCGTTTCCTGTGTAGCGATGAAGTAGAAGTTTACATTTTTGTCGTTCGCGTACTTGTTCACTGCCATCTGCATGCCTGGTAATGCTGCTTTACAAGGGCCGCACCAGGTTGCCCAGAAGTCGATCACGATGATATTACCTTTCTGTTTGGCAAGATCCGCGTAACCGCCTTTCAGTTGCTCCAGTTTGAACATCGGCGCTTCTTTACGCAGCATTTGCTCGCGCAGGTGAGCCTGTTGTTCGGACAATGTTTCTGCACTCTTAAGGCTGTTGAAATAAGCATCAAAGCCTTTGTCGCTCTTATTCTTCTTAACATACTCCTTTTTCAGCAGATCGATGATTTCAGGCGTTGCTTTGTTCATGGCTACGGCGTTCTCCACCAGCTGCATCGCTTCGTTGTGGCGACCGTTGCTTTCGAGCAGGGTTGCGTAAAGACCCATAAATTCTGCACTGTTGGCACGTTTAAAGTCTTTTACCTTTTCCATCCACACCAGTGCGGTTTTATCGTCGCCCTTGCGATGCAGGTATGAAGCGTGCCCCAGGTAGGCAGGTAATGCATATTCCAGCACATGCTGTTCCCATTGCGATTCGCTCAGGTATTTGCTCGCCAGTCCTCTTTTATTCTTACTTAACTTTTCGATTTCCTCCACCAGCATTTTTGAGTACGGGAAGATGAAATCAAGCGTTACTTCACCATGACTTTCAGCGCCCATCACCAGCAGGCGATGAAACTCCGTAAGTGCGTTCAATGGCGCAACCGGGGCCATCTCGTACAGGATGTTGTAGTTCTTTTTGCCCACTTGTTCGTAGACTGCCGCGCGGAAGGCTTTGTCGTACCACAGGCGATCTTCCTCGCTATCTACGTACTGGAATTTCTCGTAAGGAAATTTAGCGATAAAAGCCTTCCACTGCGTGATCGTTTTTTGACCAGCCGGCGCCATATAAAAAGCCCTTAATGCTTTATCGCGGGCAACAACGCCGTCGGGAAATTTCGATATGATCACCTTATCCACAGAATCTGCCTTGGCGCGGTTGCCAGCCAGTTCGCGATAGGCGCTGCTTACAGCGCGCAGTTCATCTTCCGTAACGTCGGGCAGGGTGCCGATATAGTTCGCTTCTCTCACCAGGATTGTATCCATCTTAGCCGGATCAAATGCTTTTAAAATCTTCATCGTAGGCAGGAAGATGGTGCGACGGCTCATCGGGAAATTACGCAGCTCCTGGTTCATCCAGAAACGACCTACTTCGTTGGTGATAACCGCGCTATCGCTTGTAATGGGCGGCATTTCACGTCTTAACGCTTCGGTACGCAACATACCCCAGGCGGCGTAAGAAGTAGGCATCTGCTGGCCTTGTTTGTTGGATAACAGGTAGGCATACGTTGGCCTGCCACCCTTATCCGTCTTGCCATTAGCGCTGAAGTTGTTCACCATCAGCACAGCGTCTGCAGGTACCAGGAAGCGGCTGACCCAGCCACTGTCGGTCATACGCATGGTAATATCGCGCGCTTCCCAATCATTGTTACGATAGTAGTATACTACGCCTGTAACCGGCGCGAGGCCTTTCAGGATGGTGGATTCCGGGTTATAAAACACAGTCACGGAATCTCCGGCTACCGGATGGTCCGGGTATACTGCGTAGGGCTTCTGGGCGACTGCCAGGCCCGTTGAGAGGGCCAGCAGTCCCGAGAAGGCAATGCCTTTCATGTTCATCTGGTGTATATTTTTAGGTTTCCTTTTGTAGATTAATAAGCGCCGGAGCCACGATTTTTAGCGGTGATATCATACACCTGTCCGTAGCCGGTAGATACGTTTTTAGCCGGGAGGGTCACATCGCCGCTCACGCCGTTGAGCGCAAATTCGTATACACGGCCCTGTGTACCGTCCCAGGTGGCAATGTATAACAGGCGGCCTTCGGCAGTAGTTACACTAAAGTTGGGACGAGGCTTGTATATCTTCATGCAGGTAATAGTTTCGCCGGCAGGCAAGCCATCAAACACCACTTTCGAGGTATTGGCGCCGAAATAATCATAAGCATACACTTTACGATCGGTCGCGTAGAAGTCCACATATCCCAGCTCGCTCGCCTGGAAATATTTCGCAGCAGCGATTTCGGGCAGATTAGTCATGTTGTAAGCTGCCACCGCCATATTGCCATCATCTGCTTTATTGAAATTGCATACGTACAGCCAGTAACCAACGCCGGTGCGATCTTTAAAGAACGCATGCGTATTGCCGGAAAAGCCACGGTCCATGTACAGCATATCCTTTCCGATATTGCGCAAGTCGAACGGTGCCACGCCTGTTGGTGCTTTAAAGTCGATCATGCTGCCTGCGACAGAAGCCGGGTGAATAAACTTGCCGAACTTTTTATCGTACACCGCCGCCAGCAAGCTGGAAGACGTAGCATGCGTGAAATAAGGCGCCAGGTCGTAATCACCTGGAACGGCACCGCTAAACACGGCATCCAGCTCATAAGTTGAGTTGTACATATGTAACTTACCACCGTTAATGAGCGCACCGTAACCGCTGTTCAGGTACATGAACGCCTCGGGAGCCAGCACTGTTTCCGGACGACGGAAGTAGCGCAGATCTTCACGCAGCAGGGAGAAGTCCTGCCCTTTCATGCGCGAAATGTGTCGGTTACTGCCCACTACGATCCAGTTAGGTTCGTTGGTATTGCTGACCCTTCTTTCCTGCGCCACGAAGCGGGGAATGCCGGCCAGTTTTGCACCGGTAGCACCGGCGTACAGGCCACGCAGCCTGCGCGGAACCACACCGCTTACAGGCACCGCATCTGCCGTAATCAGAAAATCTACATCGGAAGAATCGTTGTTACCATGCAACACCATCACCCCATATTCCAATCCCACGGATACGGTAACCGGGAAGATTACGTTCGCTTTCAAACCATTTACGCTGTCCGTAACGATCAGTTCCAGGCGGTATTCTCCTACGCGTTCGATCACCGGAGACGCCAGGTGCAGCGACTGCGACATTACACGTGGTGGTTCTGTGGGAGGCGTACTGCCGGTTACGTGCGGATAAATGATCCAGCGGTAAGTCAGCGCTGCTGTGTCGCCACCCGCATAGTTGATACGCGGATTGATGTCCATCACACCATAACGTTCGATGAACCTTGCGCCACCGATGCCCGCTGTATCGATCGCGGGAATATTTACCGTGGTGTAATCGTAATTGCCCTTGTCTTTTTTACAGGCATTCAGGGCGAGGGCCGCCGCAAATGCCGGAATAATATAGCTTAACTTAAGTTTCATGTTTACTGCTTAAAAGTGAAGGAAAACCTACAGCGGGAATGTTACCAGCTGCCCACGTTCATCCGTTAAATCCGGATCATTGGCGTTGTTGTAAGCCTTAAGCGCCTGTTTCAGCACGGCGTTCAGGTCGAGCATGCCGGCATTGGTATACTCTCCTTCTTTCGGTGGTATCCTTCCGCTTTGCTGTAAAGGGAAATTATCTTTACCGGTAACGGAGATGATAAAACGCCATTTCGCTGCGCTGTAGGTACCGAAGTAGTACGACAAACCGATCAGCGCATCCCAGTTCGCGGGCTTCACCACGTTATCGCTCCAGGTAAGGGTAATGGAACTATCCTCCCCTACTCCCTGTTTAAAATCCGCCGTAGCAGCCACACCCAGGTTGAGGGTCACCGAGGTGTCCTTAATATCTTCCGTACGATGCAGCACCACCGGAATATAACCGATCACCGTGCCAGCTGGTACAATACCGTCTATGAAATCGTAATGTTTACCTTCAGCGGCGGTTGTTCCGGTAGCAATGGCACGGCCTCTCACGATACGGTCGCGGGAAGCGGTATCGCCCATCACTTTTACTTTTACGAGAAAAGTATCGCGGGTAATACCCAGCGGCAGGGTTACGAAAGAGAAGGATTTAAAAGTGATACGGGTTTGGGTAAGGTCAGTAGCACGTTCGAAGAAGTATACGCGCGGCTCGTCCTTATACGCCGCGATGTCTTTTTCGCAGGCTGCTGCCAGCAGCGTAAACGCGAACAGTAAAACGATCTTTATATGTTGCAGTTTCATTTTTCTTCTTTTTAAGTTGACAGGATTACTTGCCGTTTCCATATTCCACTTCACTGTCGGGCAGCGGCAGAACGTAAATCGTATTGTTCGCATTCACCGCACCGATCTGCGGAAGGTTCAGCCGCTTGTAGTAGTAAAACAGCTGTCCTTCCAGGTAAAGATCTTTGCGGTATTCCTTGAAGATTTCGTTCTGGAGCTGGGCTTCGGTTAAACCGGCAGACAAATCCGCGGTGATGTTGCGCGCTCTTCTCACAATGTTCAGGTATTCGACAGCCGCAGCAGGATCAGTCGTTTTTAAACACTCGGCAGCGATGTAATACATTTCGGATACGCGAATGATGGGCAGTTTACGCAGATAAGCTGCACTGGTGCCGGCCGACTGCTGCAGTTTGGTGCTCAAACGCAGCAGTGAGGAAGAGTCCTGCAGTTCGGTGATACGAACGTACCGGTAGTCGTTGGTACCTTCGTACACTTCCTTAAACTCATTGTCGCTGTTTTTCGTGAGCAGGCTGTTACCACCCGGTGTAAAGTAATTGGTTGTAATAGCCGCCATATCCGCCTTGAAGAAGGTGAATACCAGCTCCTGGGTAAATACATTGTTACCACTACGCATTTCCGGCTCGGGCGTAAATGTAAACACGCCTGATCCGATCACTTCACGGGCTGCGGCCAGTGCATTCACTTTATCGCCTGCGTAGAGGTATACACGTGCCTGCAAAGCTTTTACGGCGTAGTAGTTTACTTTGTAATAGCGCTCGCGCAGATAGGTGGATGTGGGGGCCACGCTGCCTGTCACAATTGGATCAGCTGTTTTAAGCGCAGCCGCAGCGATCGTCAGGTCGGCCTGTATACGGGTAAGTACTTCCGCCACGGTTAAGCGGGGCAATGCATCCACCGTCAACACATCCATATAAGGAATAGCCTTCGTTGCGCCACCACCCGGTGCCGCCGGGGACGGACCAAACAGCCGCAGCAGGTCGAAGTGCATGAACGCTCTCAATGCATGTGCTTCCCCGTTGATGATCGCGTAGTTAGAGTCGCGGAACATGCGGCGGTTGACGGTTGCGAGGTTCGCGATCAGGTTGTTATCGTTTGCCAGTGTTTTATACATGGCTTTATAGATGCCATCTGTTTTCCTGCGCACGCTATCGTTCGTGTAGCGGTAAAAAGAAGCGTCATAGTATTCATGAAAAGTACTTACGAAACGGGTGTGTTGCTGTCCGAGTACGTCCAGCAGGCCGTAGGAAAGCTCTTTACCGTACAGAGCGTCTACACTCATGTTGAGATATACGCCGGTGAGCGCATCCATGAAGCCCTGCTCGTCGTCGAACGCAACATCTGCGTCGATCTGTGTTTTCGGCTTTACATCCAGGAAGTCTTTGCAGGAGGCCAGCATCACTACCGGTAAAGCCCATATCAATATGCGATTAAATCTCATTGTGTTTGCTGTTAAAAGGTCACTTGTAAAGAACCGGAAATCGTTCTGGCATAAGGATAATCCAGGCCGCGTTCTGTTTTAACGGTGCTGATACGCGCCAGGTCATTCAGGTTCAGCAGGAAGCTTACCCGGCTGGCATGTATCTTTTCTAACCACCTGGCGGTACCGAAATCGTAGCCCAGGCTCACGGAAGAGAACAACAACTCGTTCATATCCTGCAGGAAGCGGGATGTAGGACGGGTATCGGTCCTGTCGGCAATGTCCTTGAATAGTGACTTGTCGCCCGGTTGCCTCCAGCGTTCTGTCAACGCCCTCACGTCTACGTTATAATTGAAATCCGCATTCTCCACGCGGCTTACCAGTGTAGTATTGTATTGCTGTCCGCCTGCTCTGAAGGCGAAGGCGAAGTTGGCGGTAATGCCCTTGTGCAGCACGTTCACTCCAAATGTGCCATTGTACAGCGGGTTGCTGTCGCCACCCACGATATAGTCGTCTGTAGACCATACATACGTAAGCGTGCCATCTCTCTTTACAAAGATTTCCTTACCATTCGCCGGATCGATGCCGCGGCTGGGCACTACCCAAATGGCAGACATTGATTGTCCGGGTACGAAACGGGTAGACGGCCTGCGGTTAGCCGCATTGCCAGTGCTCGTACCTCCTTTATCGTTATCCGCTTCCTGGTTCAGCTGTTCCAAGGAGTTGGATACTTTGCGGATGCGGTTCGTGTTGTGCGCTACGTTAGCAAACACATTCACCGAAGTGCGTGTATTGCTGTTATTGAACACACGCATGTTAACGCCCGCCTGGAAGCCCTTGTTGCGAGATTCGCCAATGTTCGACTTATACGTCTCGAAACCATTGGAAGGCGCGATCACCATGTCGCTCAGCAGGTTCTTGGTATCGCGGATATAGTAGTCGAAACGGATGCTCAGCAAATTGAACAAAAACAGGTCGGCGCCAATGTTATTGTCTTTTACCTGCTGCCATTGCAAGTAGGGGTTTGGCAGCGCGAGCAGGTCGAGGCCCATATCGCCGTTGTACGTACGGTCTACGATATATTGGTAAGTAGCGATCGACTGGTAGGAGTTGAAGTTCTGCGTACCGGTTGTACCCACACTCCCTCTCAGCTTAAACATGTTGACGAACTTCAGGTCCTGCATAAACTTCTCTTTGTGCAGGTTCCAGCCGGCACCTACCGACCAGAAGAGGCCCCAACGTTTATCGGCACCAAACTGAGAGCTGGCGTTGCCACGGTAGGAGAAGTCGGCCAGGTATTTCTCATCATAAGAATAGCTGACGGCAGAAGTGATGGCCACCGAGCGGCTGGTATTTTCCGTACCGGCGGCTTTCGTACCATCTTTATAACGGCGACCAAAAGAGATGTCGTCCATCTTATCATTCGGGAAACCCACCATCGTCATACCATTGGTAGATGTATTCGCCTGTGTGATCGTGTAAGCGCCGTTCAGGTATACGTTGTGTTTGCCGATGTTGAAGTAATAGTTCGCCAGCAGGTCGCCATTGATATTGTTCTGCTTTCCGTTCTGAATGCTGTATTCACCACGATCGAGATACGCATCGGTATTCGGCTGTATGGTTGCATACATCGAGTGGCTGGCAGGCGTGAACTTCTGCAGGTCGTTGTCCTGTTTAGTAATACCCACACGGGCGGTTACACGCAGGTTACGGGCAATGTCCCAGTCTGCATAGAAATTCTCGATGATCTGGAAATACGTCGTAAAGTCTTTCGAGTTCAGCGAGCCGTCGTACATCGGGTTACCGGCAGCGCCGTTGTTGTAACTTACGATGTAGTTGCCGTTCGCATCTTTCATACGCCAGTACGGGTTCATACGCGCCACATTGGTGAAGCTGCCGTACGGTGAGTTGTCTGACCGGTTTTTATCTACCGTCAGACTGTTCCTGAACTGGAAATTATTTTTACGGTAGATGAGGTTAATGCCGCCAGACACCGTATTTCTGTCCGAGCCTTGCATCACACCTACCACATTGTTATAGTTCATGTTGGCCGAGTAACGGAAACCATCGTTACCACCTTCGAGGTTGAGGCCGTGGCGCTGACCGATACCATTGCGCAGCGGCTGCGACAACCAGTAAGTATTCACCCCTTCCAGCGCTGCCTGCAGGTTCGTGCTGTACTCTCTCAGCAACTGCGCTTCCGTGGCTGGGTAAGGCGAGGAATATTTGCCGGACAGTACTTCTGCCTGTACTTTCTGCATGCTGTTGGTGAGCTTGTAACTTGTGAGGTCCGGCGCCATTACGTCCATACTGCCCGTGTAAGAGAGGCGCAGTTGTCCGGACGCGGGGGCCTTTGTTTCGATAACTACCACCCCGTTACCCGCTTTAGAACCCCAGATCGCTTTAGCAGAAGCATCTTTAAGGATCGTAATGCTTTGCACGAGGTTCATGTTCATATCGTTCACCTTTTCCAGTGTGGTTTCGAAACCATCGAGGATAAAGAGCGGCAGGTTAGGGTTGGTCGTATAGTCGCCCTTCAGGTCCGGGAAGCCCGTTTGGCCGCGCAGCTGTATGTCCGGCAACCTGTTCGGGTTGGAGCCTGCATCGAGGTTATCCATGA
This genomic interval from Chitinophaga horti contains the following:
- a CDS encoding PKD-like family lipoprotein; protein product: MKLKLSYIIPAFAAALALNACKKDKGNYDYTTVNIPAIDTAGIGGARFIERYGVMDINPRINYAGGDTAALTYRWIIYPHVTGSTPPTEPPRVMSQSLHLASPVIERVGEYRLELIVTDSVNGLKANVIFPVTVSVGLEYGVMVLHGNNDSSDVDFLITADAVPVSGVVPRRLRGLYAGATGAKLAGIPRFVAQERRVSNTNEPNWIVVGSNRHISRMKGQDFSLLREDLRYFRRPETVLAPEAFMYLNSGYGALINGGKLHMYNSTYELDAVFSGAVPGDYDLAPYFTHATSSSLLAAVYDKKFGKFIHPASVAGSMIDFKAPTGVAPFDLRNIGKDMLYMDRGFSGNTHAFFKDRTGVGYWLYVCNFNKADDGNMAVAAYNMTNLPEIAAAKYFQASELGYVDFYATDRKVYAYDYFGANTSKVVFDGLPAGETITCMKIYKPRPNFSVTTAEGRLLYIATWDGTQGRVYEFALNGVSGDVTLPAKNVSTGYGQVYDITAKNRGSGAY
- a CDS encoding RagB/SusD family nutrient uptake outer membrane protein; this translates as MRFNRILIWALPVVMLASCKDFLDVKPKTQIDADVAFDDEQGFMDALTGVYLNMSVDALYGKELSYGLLDVLGQQHTRFVSTFHEYYDASFYRYTNDSVRRKTDGIYKAMYKTLANDNNLIANLATVNRRMFRDSNYAIINGEAHALRAFMHFDLLRLFGPSPAAPGGGATKAIPYMDVLTVDALPRLTVAEVLTRIQADLTIAAAALKTADPIVTGSVAPTSTYLRERYYKVNYYAVKALQARVYLYAGDKVNALAAAREVIGSGVFTFTPEPEMRSGNNVFTQELVFTFFKADMAAITTNYFTPGGNSLLTKNSDNEFKEVYEGTNDYRYVRITELQDSSSLLRLSTKLQQSAGTSAAYLRKLPIIRVSEMYYIAAECLKTTDPAAAVEYLNIVRRARNITADLSAGLTEAQLQNEIFKEYRKDLYLEGQLFYYYKRLNLPQIGAVNANNTIYVLPLPDSEVEYGNGK
- a CDS encoding SusC/RagA family TonB-linked outer membrane protein; this encodes MKLSFILVLTTAMHVTASISAQNVSLKGKGMPLKDVFSEMKKQTGFNFFYTDDDLAAAGKLDVNINAQPLAAALEALLREKSLTYSIVDKVVIIKKKENTSPEPQPAAPPLEITGKVTNEKGEPLPGMTVMIIGTKIGVVTNASGMFSIRAAKEGPVELSITGIGFKLKAVKVKNSDNLTIVMEAEATKMNEVVISTGMFNRKRESFTGAVSTFTKEELRTVTNQNVLKALAILDPSFQIMDNLDAGSNPNRLPDIQLRGQTGFPDLKGDYTTNPNLPLFILDGFETTLEKVNDMNMNLVQSITILKDASAKAIWGSKAGNGVVVIETKAPASGQLRLSYTGSMDVMAPDLTSYKLTNSMQKVQAEVLSGKYSSPYPATEAQLLREYSTNLQAALEGVNTYWLSQPLRNGIGQRHGLNLEGGNDGFRYSANMNYNNVVGVMQGSDRNTVSGGINLIYRKNNFQFRNSLTVDKNRSDNSPYGSFTNVARMNPYWRMKDANGNYIVSYNNGAAGNPMYDGSLNSKDFTTYFQIIENFYADWDIARNLRVTARVGITKQDNDLQKFTPASHSMYATIQPNTDAYLDRGEYSIQNGKQNNINGDLLANYYFNIGKHNVYLNGAYTITQANTSTNGMTMVGFPNDKMDDISFGRRYKDGTKAAGTENTSRSVAITSAVSYSYDEKYLADFSYRGNASSQFGADKRWGLFWSVGAGWNLHKEKFMQDLKFVNMFKLRGSVGTTGTQNFNSYQSIATYQYIVDRTYNGDMGLDLLALPNPYLQWQQVKDNNIGADLFLFNLLSIRFDYYIRDTKNLLSDMVIAPSNGFETYKSNIGESRNKGFQAGVNMRVFNNSNTRTSVNVFANVAHNTNRIRKVSNSLEQLNQEADNDKGGTSTGNAANRRPSTRFVPGQSMSAIWVVPSRGIDPANGKEIFVKRDGTLTYVWSTDDYIVGGDSNPLYNGTFGVNVLHKGITANFAFAFRAGGQQYNTTLVSRVENADFNYNVDVRALTERWRQPGDKSLFKDIADRTDTRPTSRFLQDMNELLFSSVSLGYDFGTARWLEKIHASRVSFLLNLNDLARISTVKTERGLDYPYARTISGSLQVTF
- a CDS encoding redoxin domain-containing protein, producing MNMKGIAFSGLLALSTGLAVAQKPYAVYPDHPVAGDSVTVFYNPESTILKGLAPVTGVVYYYRNNDWEARDITMRMTDSGWVSRFLVPADAVLMVNNFSANGKTDKGGRPTYAYLLSNKQGQQMPTSYAAWGMLRTEALRREMPPITSDSAVITNEVGRFWMNQELRNFPMSRRTIFLPTMKILKAFDPAKMDTILVREANYIGTLPDVTEDELRAVSSAYRELAGNRAKADSVDKVIISKFPDGVVARDKALRAFYMAPAGQKTITQWKAFIAKFPYEKFQYVDSEEDRLWYDKAFRAAVYEQVGKKNYNILYEMAPVAPLNALTEFHRLLVMGAESHGEVTLDFIFPYSKMLVEEIEKLSKNKRGLASKYLSESQWEQHVLEYALPAYLGHASYLHRKGDDKTALVWMEKVKDFKRANSAEFMGLYATLLESNGRHNEAMQLVENAVAMNKATPEIIDLLKKEYVKKNKSDKGFDAYFNSLKSAETLSEQQAHLREQMLRKEAPMFKLEQLKGGYADLAKQKGNIIVIDFWATWCGPCKAALPGMQMAVNKYANDKNVNFYFIATQETKPDYKEQIKAFLKENNYNLNVLYDGKNTNGRLDDTYSKYAKTLKFSGIPAKIIIDGKGQIRWASNGYMGSPSALADEISYVIELLKKEG
- a CDS encoding DUF4843 domain-containing protein, whose protein sequence is MKLQHIKIVLLFAFTLLAAACEKDIAAYKDEPRVYFFERATDLTQTRITFKSFSFVTLPLGITRDTFLVKVKVMGDTASRDRIVRGRAIATGTTAAEGKHYDFIDGIVPAGTVIGYIPVVLHRTEDIKDTSVTLNLGVAATADFKQGVGEDSSITLTWSDNVVKPANWDALIGLSYYFGTYSAAKWRFIISVTGKDNFPLQQSGRIPPKEGEYTNAGMLDLNAVLKQALKAYNNANDPDLTDERGQLVTFPL